A portion of the Scleropages formosus chromosome 15, fSclFor1.1, whole genome shotgun sequence genome contains these proteins:
- the LOC108923165 gene encoding homeobox-containing protein 1-like isoform X4, whose translation MSHYTDEPRFTIEQIDLLQRLRRTGMTKQEILHALETLDRLDREHGEKFGRRPTYGGGGASSAANNGNTSNAAITATTSSSSSSSTPSSNVAASSSTATAATQTQYRGVSIVGSGGVGSLSPSPSNSYDTSPPPPHVPTTVSLGVVTQNGRDGLSSMPNGKLSPPRYPVNSTAAPRGYGFEAAEEDLDIDDKVEELMRRDSSIIKEEIKAFLGNRRISQAVVAQVTGISQSRISHWLLQQGSDLSEQKKRAFFRWYQLEKTTPGATLTMRPAPLTLEEAEWRQTPPPISSTPGSFRLRRGSRFTWRKECLAVMESYFNENQYPDEAKREEIANACNAVIQKPGKKLSDLERVTSLKVYNWFANRRKEIKRRANIEAAILESHGIDMQSPGGHSNSDDIDGNDYSEQGCDVNFFDKRPVSRCFGFNHTDLSSPTQDDSTSHSDHQDPITLAVEMAAVNHTILALSRQGGADGGGGGGNGGDIKTESARRDLPPPPQIISEEPSQAQEGAVLQEVFFSVCRQ comes from the exons aTGTCCCACTACACAGACGAGCCCCGCTTCACCATCGAGCAAATCGACCTGCTGCAGCGGCTGCGCCGCACGGGGATGACCAAGCAGGAGATCCTGCATGCGCTCGAAACGCTGGACCGGCTGGACCGCGAACATGGGGAGAAGTTTGGCAGGCGGCCCACGTATGGTGGAGGCGGGGCCAGCTCAGCTGCCAACAATGGCAACACTAGCAACGCTGCTATCACCGCCACCAcatcatcctcttcctcttcctccacgCCCTCCAGTAACGTGGCGGCCTCCTCGTCCACCGCCACAGCGGCAACGCAGACGCAGTACCGCGGAGTCAGCATTGTTGGCAGTGGGGGGGTCGGCAGCCTCTCCCCTTCACCCAGCAACAGCTATGACACCTCACCGCCTCCTCCACATGTCCCCACCACCGTTTCTCTGGGTGTTGTGACCCAGAATGGGCGCGATGGCCTCTCTTCCATGCCCAATGGGAAGCTGTCTCCACCTCGCTACCCGGtcaacagcacagcagcaccgCGAGGCTATGGCTTCGAGGCCGCTGAGGAGGACCTGGACATCGATGACAAGGTGGAGGAGCTCATGAG GAGAGACAGCAGCATCATCAAGGAGGAAATCAAAGCCTTCTTGGGCAACCGACGCATCTCCCAGGCTGTGGTGGCTCaggtgacag GTATCAGCCAGAGTCGGATCTCCCATTGGCTGCTGCAGCAGGGCTCAGACCTTAGTGAGCAGAAGAAGAGGGCCTTCTTCCGCTGGTACCAGCTGGAGAAAACAACCCCTG GTGCCACGTTGACCATGCGACCTGCCCCTTTGACTTTGGAGGAGGCGGAGTGGAGGCAGACCCCACCACCCATTAGTTCGACCCCAGGCAGCTTTCGCCTTCGCAGGGGCAGCCGCTTCACCTGGAGGAAAGAGTGCTTGGCTGTAATGGAGAG CTACTTCAATGAAAATCAGTATCCTGATGAGGCCAAGAGAGAGGAGATTGCCAACGCCTGCAACGCCGTCATTCAGAAACCAG GGAAGAAGCTGTCTGACCTGGAGAGAGTCACTTCCCTGAAGGTGTACAACTGGTTTGCCAACCGTCGAAAGGAGATCAAGAGAAGAGCCAATATTG AAGCAGCAATCCTGGAGAGCCATGGAATTGATATGCAGAGCCCAGGGGGCCACTCAAACAGCGATGACATCGATGGCAACGACTACTCCGAGCAG GGCTGCGATGTCAACTTTTTTGACAAGAGACCAGTGTCCCGATGCTTTGGTTTCAACCACACTGACCTGTCATCGCCCACTCAG gaTGACAGCACCAGCCACAGTGACCACCAGGACCCCATCACGCTCGCCGTGGAGATGGCTGCTGTCAATCACACCATCCTGGCACTCTCCCGGCAGGGCGGGGCCGAcggcggcggtggcggtggcAACGGAGGCGACATCAAGACAGAG AGTGCAAGAAGGgacttgcccccccccccccagatcaTCAGTGAGGAACCCTCCCAAGCTCAAGAGGGCGCTGTGTTGCAGgaagtgtttttctctgtaTGCAGGCAATGA